A genomic segment from Solenopsis invicta isolate M01_SB chromosome 5, UNIL_Sinv_3.0, whole genome shotgun sequence encodes:
- the LOC105201603 gene encoding uncharacterized protein LOC105201603 yields MTSTMTTNDTGSQETSRISIRPSKFSKEKPLIWFIQMEAQFATNGITQDLTKYYHALQSLDADVISEDSEEKRLKTLLNQTILGDQRPSRLLRHMKDLAEDRMSDDLFKSLWLQRLPTNMQTVLSASGDILTLDRLTAMADKIYDITPPSSSVLQVAETTASTSSQESELCEIIKKLDQLLSRRQRSSPHRRKRSRTRSRSRSSTNTKYCWYHKCFGRDVKKCSAPCSWDNKKDDKKKQEEN; encoded by the exons ATGACGTCCACGATGACGACCAACGACACCGGCTCGCAGGAAACCTCACGCATCAGCATTCGTCCTTCAAAGTTTAGCAAGGAAAAACCGCTAATCTGGTTCATACAAATGGAAGCGCAATTTGCGACAAACGGAATCACACAAGACCTCACAAAATACTATCACGCGTTGCAATCTCTCGACGCGGACGTCATATCTGAG GACAGCGAAGAAAAACGCCTAAAAACGCTGCTGAACCAAACCATACTTGGCGATCAACGACCCTCACGTTTGCTGCGTCATATGAAAGACCTCGCAGAAGACAGAATGTCTGACGATCTATTCAAATCCCTCTGGTTACAACGTCTGCCAACAAATATGCAGACTGTCCTCTCGGCCAGCGGAGATATCTTAACGTTGGACAGGCTAACCGCAATGGCAGACAAGATTTATGATATAACACCACCCAGCTCATCTGTTTTGCAGGTTGCCGAAACAACGGCTAGCACCTCGTCGCAAGAAAGCGAGCTCTGCGAAATCATCAAAAAGCTTGACCAACTCTTATCCAGAAGGCAGAGATCAAGCCCACATCGCCGAAAAAGATCACGTACCAGATCACGCTCAAGATCATCAACTAACACGAAATACTGCTGGTACCACAAATGTTTCGGCCGGGACGTCAAAAAGTGTTCCGCACCATGCAGCTGGGACAACAAGAAGGACGACAAGAAAAAGCAAGAGGAAAACTAA